A window from Cellulomonas sp. C5510 encodes these proteins:
- a CDS encoding HRDC domain-containing protein: MQSVPQPAGDPAEPDVVPLTEPAEGVPAVVDTPEAFARVVEAFGAGTGPVAVDAERASGYRYGQHNYLVQLRREGAGTALVDPVALPDLSPLSDALVGVEWVLHAASQDLPALAEQGMRPSRVFDTELGARLLGLERVGLAAVVAELLGLGLAKEHSAVDWSTRPLPEQWLRYAALDVEVLVELREVLAERLALAGKAQWAAEEFEAVRLAPPPAPRVEPWRRVSGVHAIRDPRRLAVVRSLWETRDENARQRDISPGRVLPDAAIVAAAQALPRSVPQLVALPQFSGKGTRRRAALWQRAVDAGLALPEDQLPSARGPRTDAPPPPRAWADRDPAAAARLTAARAVVTELSETHRVPAENLLQPDLLRRVCWTPPEPADAEHLAERLAAGGARPWQIGLLAERLAAAFAEQGAPA, encoded by the coding sequence ATGCAGTCCGTCCCCCAGCCGGCCGGCGACCCGGCCGAGCCCGACGTGGTCCCCCTGACCGAGCCCGCCGAGGGAGTCCCCGCGGTCGTCGACACGCCTGAGGCGTTCGCCCGCGTGGTCGAGGCCTTCGGCGCGGGCACCGGTCCCGTCGCGGTCGACGCCGAGCGGGCCTCCGGGTACCGCTACGGCCAGCACAACTACCTGGTCCAGCTCCGGCGCGAGGGCGCCGGCACCGCCCTGGTCGACCCCGTCGCGCTGCCCGACCTGTCCCCGCTCTCCGACGCCCTCGTCGGAGTCGAGTGGGTGCTGCACGCGGCCTCGCAGGACCTGCCGGCGCTCGCCGAGCAGGGCATGCGGCCGTCGCGGGTGTTCGACACCGAGCTCGGCGCGCGCCTGCTCGGCCTGGAGCGCGTGGGGCTGGCCGCTGTGGTCGCCGAGCTGCTGGGCCTCGGCCTGGCGAAGGAGCACTCGGCCGTCGACTGGTCGACGCGGCCGCTGCCCGAGCAGTGGCTGCGCTACGCCGCGCTCGACGTCGAGGTGCTGGTGGAGCTGCGCGAGGTGCTGGCCGAGCGGCTCGCCCTCGCCGGCAAGGCCCAGTGGGCGGCCGAGGAGTTCGAGGCGGTCCGGCTGGCGCCGCCGCCGGCGCCGCGTGTGGAGCCGTGGCGCCGGGTCTCCGGGGTGCACGCGATCCGCGACCCGCGCCGGCTGGCCGTCGTCCGGTCGCTGTGGGAGACGCGCGACGAGAACGCCCGCCAGCGGGACATCTCCCCCGGCCGCGTGCTGCCCGACGCCGCCATCGTCGCCGCCGCGCAGGCGCTCCCCCGGTCGGTGCCGCAGCTCGTGGCGCTGCCGCAGTTCTCCGGCAAGGGCACCCGCCGCCGCGCCGCGCTCTGGCAGCGCGCGGTCGACGCCGGTCTCGCGCTGCCCGAGGACCAGCTCCCGTCCGCCCGCGGCCCGCGCACCGACGCCCCGCCGCCGCCCCGGGCGTGGGCCGACCGCGACCCGGCGGCCGCCGCACGCCTCACCGCCGCCCGCGCGGTCGTCACGGAGCTGTCGGAGACGCACCGCGTCCCGGCGGAGAACCTGCTGCAGCCGGACCTGCTGCGACGGGTCTGCTGGACGCCGCCCGAGCCCGCGGACGCGGAGCACCTCGCCGAGCGGCTGGCCGCCGGCGGGGCGCGGCCGTGGCAGATCGGGCTGCTCGCGGAGCGGCTGGCCGCGGCGTTCGCGGAGCAGGGCGCCCCGGCGTAG
- a CDS encoding 3-hydroxyacyl-CoA dehydrogenase NAD-binding domain-containing protein, whose protein sequence is MRHAAEAPSATSSAAPSGPRAARTGPSGPSRPGAAPADLLAALPAEPADHVLRVDARDVALPDDGGVLAVLTLTAADERRPTTLGPRGLAVLHEALVAVQRRAERGEVAAVAVTGRPGCFVAGADLGVARTLRDRSDARTLGVAGHATLRLLGEMPVPTVAWITGHALGGGLELALHCDHRVVAAGVRSLGLPEASLGIVPGWGGCWLLPRLVGLPAAVDLAVLRPLAGNRLTTAEQALASGLVDAVLPADGFERHALAWTAGTLRAGDAAPDRRGAAVPPLPPGEPDPVARAAAALDARLHGAAPAYAHVLDLLARAGARDRDAGFRAEDDALGALLLSDQARAALYAAELTGPGSRRAARPDGPEAEPRPVRSVGIVGAGLMAAQLAVLLGSRLDVPVAMREVDEERAAAGRRRVEELVTQAVDRGRLDPDAGRRLVDRVRVGTDLAELAGADLVVEAVTEVLDVKRAVFAELEQLVRPDCVLATNTSALSVAAMADGLAHPGRVVGLHVFNPVAQMPLVEVVAAGSSDAAALATAVDVARRAGKTVVRTTDRPGFVVNRVLLRMLADVLAAVEGGTPVDVADAALRPLGLPMSPFALLQLVGLPVARHVLVTLHDELGDRYPLSPGLDRLVEQGRAVTRTGPAGSPEVDPAVQDAFGPATGGGGEAVLDRVARGLAEEIGLLLDEGVVPGPEQVDLAMLLGAGWPAHLGGICPWLDREGWSERVLGRRLLPPGVASVPA, encoded by the coding sequence ATGCGCCACGCCGCCGAGGCACCGTCCGCGACCAGCTCCGCCGCGCCGTCCGGGCCCCGTGCCGCCCGGACCGGCCCCTCCGGCCCCTCTCGGCCGGGGGCCGCCCCCGCCGACCTCCTCGCGGCACTGCCCGCCGAGCCCGCGGACCACGTCCTGCGGGTGGACGCGCGCGACGTGGCGCTGCCCGACGACGGCGGCGTGCTCGCGGTCCTGACCCTGACGGCCGCGGACGAGCGGCGGCCGACGACACTCGGGCCGCGGGGTCTGGCTGTGCTGCACGAGGCGCTCGTCGCCGTCCAGCGGCGGGCGGAACGCGGCGAGGTCGCCGCCGTCGCGGTCACCGGCCGCCCGGGCTGCTTCGTCGCGGGCGCCGACCTGGGCGTGGCGCGCACGCTGCGCGACCGGTCGGACGCCCGCACGCTGGGGGTGGCCGGGCACGCGACCCTGCGGCTGCTCGGCGAGATGCCCGTGCCCACCGTCGCGTGGATCACCGGCCACGCCCTCGGGGGCGGTCTGGAGCTGGCGCTGCACTGCGACCACCGCGTCGTCGCGGCCGGCGTGCGGTCGCTCGGGCTGCCGGAGGCCTCGCTGGGCATCGTCCCCGGCTGGGGCGGCTGCTGGCTGCTCCCCCGGCTGGTCGGGCTCCCGGCCGCCGTCGACCTCGCCGTGCTGCGCCCGCTCGCCGGGAACCGGCTCACCACCGCCGAGCAGGCGCTCGCGTCCGGGCTGGTGGACGCGGTGCTGCCCGCCGACGGGTTCGAGCGGCACGCACTCGCGTGGACGGCGGGGACGCTGCGCGCCGGCGACGCGGCGCCCGACCGGCGCGGCGCGGCCGTCCCGCCGCTGCCGCCCGGGGAGCCGGACCCGGTGGCCCGGGCCGCGGCCGCGCTGGACGCCCGGCTGCACGGCGCCGCGCCGGCGTACGCGCACGTCCTCGACCTGCTCGCGCGGGCAGGCGCGCGCGACCGGGACGCCGGCTTCCGGGCGGAGGACGACGCCCTCGGCGCGCTCCTGCTGTCCGACCAGGCGCGCGCCGCCCTGTACGCCGCGGAGCTCACCGGCCCGGGGTCGCGCCGGGCCGCGCGCCCGGACGGGCCCGAGGCCGAGCCGCGCCCGGTGCGGTCGGTCGGCATCGTCGGTGCCGGCCTGATGGCGGCGCAGCTGGCCGTGCTGCTCGGGTCCCGCCTGGACGTACCCGTCGCGATGCGGGAGGTGGACGAGGAGCGCGCCGCGGCCGGACGGCGGCGCGTCGAGGAGCTCGTGACGCAGGCCGTGGACCGGGGCCGTCTCGACCCGGACGCGGGTCGCCGGCTCGTCGACCGGGTCCGCGTCGGCACCGACCTGGCGGAGCTCGCCGGCGCGGACCTCGTCGTCGAGGCCGTCACCGAGGTGCTCGACGTGAAGCGCGCCGTGTTCGCCGAGCTGGAGCAGCTCGTGCGGCCCGACTGCGTGCTGGCCACGAACACGTCCGCGCTGTCCGTGGCGGCGATGGCCGACGGGCTCGCCCACCCCGGGCGCGTCGTCGGGCTGCACGTCTTCAACCCCGTCGCGCAGATGCCGCTCGTCGAGGTCGTCGCGGCCGGATCGTCCGACGCGGCGGCGCTGGCCACCGCGGTCGACGTCGCCCGCCGCGCCGGCAAGACCGTCGTGCGGACCACCGACCGGCCCGGGTTCGTGGTCAACCGCGTGCTGCTGCGCATGCTCGCGGACGTCCTCGCGGCGGTCGAGGGCGGCACCCCCGTCGACGTCGCGGACGCCGCGCTGCGGCCGCTCGGGCTGCCGATGTCCCCGTTCGCGCTGCTCCAGCTGGTGGGCCTGCCGGTCGCGCGGCACGTGCTGGTCACGCTGCACGACGAGCTCGGGGACCGCTACCCGCTGTCGCCCGGGCTCGACCGCCTGGTCGAGCAGGGCCGCGCCGTCACGCGGACCGGACCCGCAGGGTCGCCCGAGGTGGACCCGGCCGTGCAGGACGCCTTCGGGCCGGCGACGGGCGGCGGCGGTGAGGCCGTGCTGGACCGGGTCGCCCGCGGTCTGGCGGAGGAGATCGGACTGCTGCTCGACGAGGGCGTCGTGCCCGGACCGGAGCAGGTGGACCTGGCGATGCTGCTCGGCGCGGGCTGGCCGGCGCACCTCGGCGGCATCTGCCCGTGGCTGGACAGGGAGGGCTGGTCCGAGCGGGTGCTCGGGCGGCGGCTGCTCCCGCCGGGCGTCGCGTCCGTGCCGGCGTGA
- the pflA gene encoding pyruvate formate-lyase-activating protein, producing MTSTVEREVPACGSASDAGDVRGDVGAPVIQLGVPVVGGSHHRSSAGTAGLEVSDAERSEKFAQMRAGELGSLHSWELVTAVDGPGTRLTTFLAGCPLRCLYCHNPDTMEMRRGEPVLAEELLRRIARYRAVFAVTGGGLTISGGEPLMQPVFVARILRGAKELGVHTAIDTSGYLGAHCTDEMLADIDLVLLDVKSGIPETYKKTTGRELQPTLDFGRRVAASGTEIWIRFVLVPGLTDAPENVDAVADYVATLDTVTRVEVLPFHQMGRDKWASLGMTYELEDTQPPSPELVARVRQQFRDRGLTVF from the coding sequence ATGACCAGCACCGTCGAGCGCGAGGTCCCGGCCTGCGGTTCCGCCTCCGACGCCGGCGACGTCCGCGGCGACGTCGGCGCTCCGGTGATCCAGCTCGGCGTCCCGGTGGTCGGCGGGTCCCACCACCGGTCCTCGGCCGGCACCGCCGGGCTCGAGGTGTCGGACGCCGAGCGCAGCGAGAAGTTCGCGCAGATGCGGGCCGGCGAGCTCGGTTCGCTGCACTCCTGGGAGCTCGTGACGGCGGTCGACGGCCCCGGGACGCGGCTGACCACGTTCCTCGCCGGCTGCCCGTTGCGCTGCCTGTACTGCCACAACCCCGACACGATGGAGATGCGCCGCGGCGAGCCCGTGCTCGCCGAGGAGCTGCTGCGCCGCATCGCCCGGTACCGCGCGGTGTTCGCGGTCACGGGCGGCGGGCTGACGATCTCCGGCGGCGAGCCCCTCATGCAGCCGGTGTTCGTCGCGCGCATCCTGCGCGGTGCGAAGGAGCTCGGCGTCCACACGGCGATCGACACCTCCGGCTACCTCGGGGCGCACTGCACGGACGAGATGCTGGCGGACATCGACCTCGTCCTGCTGGACGTGAAGTCGGGCATCCCCGAGACCTACAAGAAGACCACCGGCCGGGAGCTGCAGCCGACGCTCGACTTCGGCCGCCGGGTCGCCGCGAGCGGCACGGAGATCTGGATCCGCTTCGTGCTCGTGCCCGGGCTCACCGACGCCCCGGAGAACGTGGACGCCGTGGCCGACTACGTCGCGACGCTCGACACGGTCACCCGGGTGGAGGTGCTGCCGTTCCACCAGATGGGGCGCGACAAGTGGGCGAGCCTCGGGATGACCTACGAGCTCGAGGACACCCAGCCCCCGAGCCCCGAGCTGGTCGCCCGCGTGCGCCAGCAGTTCCGCGACCGCGGGCTCACCGTCTTCTGA
- the pflB gene encoding formate C-acetyltransferase, which yields MSTTAVPQSGTDATAGAWSGFVTGPWCDGIDVRDFIQRNYTPYTGDSAFLAGPTERTTGIWAKLSAMFPEERAKGVYDIDNHTPSTIVSHAPGYIDQDNELIVGLQTDAPLKRAMIPNGGWRMVEKSLETYGYEVDAEVAKIFTTYRKTHNDGVFDVYPPNVRAARSSHIITGLPDAYGRGRIIGDYRRVALYGVDALIEGKRLERHEMDMEPSVEDIIRDREENAEQIRALVELKQMAASYGYDISKPATSAREAVQWLYFAYLGAVKEQNGAAMSLGRVSTFLDVYIQRDLASGAITEEFAQELIDDFVIKLRIVRFLRTPEYDSLFSGDPTWVTESIGGIGEDGRPLVTKSSFRFLQTLYNIGPAPEPNLTVLWSNRLPEGFKKFCAQVSIDTSAIQYESDELIRTSWGDDAAIACCVSPMRVGKQMQFFGARVNIAKALLYAINGGRDEVSGKQVAPVSAPVEGDVLDYDDVAAKYDKLLDWLAETYVDALNCVHYMHDKYAYERLEMALHDRAILRTMACGIAGLSVVADSLSAIKYAKVTPVRDEDGLVTDYVIEGDFPKYGNDDDRADDIAVGITKAFMEKIRHHKTYRNALHTQSVLTITSNVVYGKATGNTPDGRRAGEPFAPGANPMNGRDSHGMLASAMSVAKLPYSEAMDGISLTSTVVPSGLGRTKDEQVANLVGLMDAYNVSSGYHLNVNVLNRDTLEDAMEHPEKYPQLTIRVSGYAVNFVRLTREQQLDVLSRTFHGGL from the coding sequence ATGTCCACCACCGCAGTACCCCAGTCCGGCACCGACGCCACCGCGGGTGCCTGGAGCGGTTTCGTCACCGGACCCTGGTGTGACGGGATCGATGTCCGCGACTTCATCCAGCGCAACTACACCCCGTACACGGGCGACTCGGCGTTCCTCGCCGGCCCCACGGAGCGCACCACGGGCATCTGGGCGAAGCTCAGCGCGATGTTCCCGGAGGAGCGCGCCAAGGGCGTGTACGACATCGACAACCACACCCCGTCGACCATCGTCTCCCACGCGCCGGGCTACATCGACCAGGACAACGAGCTCATCGTCGGCCTGCAGACCGACGCCCCGCTGAAGCGCGCCATGATCCCCAACGGCGGGTGGCGCATGGTCGAGAAGTCGCTCGAGACCTACGGCTACGAGGTCGACGCGGAGGTCGCGAAGATCTTCACCACGTACCGCAAGACGCACAACGACGGCGTGTTCGACGTGTACCCGCCGAACGTCCGCGCGGCCCGCTCCTCGCACATCATCACCGGCCTGCCGGACGCCTACGGCCGCGGCCGGATCATCGGCGACTACCGCCGCGTCGCGCTCTACGGCGTGGACGCGCTGATCGAGGGCAAGCGCCTCGAGCGGCACGAGATGGACATGGAGCCGTCGGTCGAGGACATCATCCGCGACCGCGAGGAGAACGCGGAGCAGATCCGCGCGCTCGTCGAGCTCAAGCAGATGGCGGCCTCCTACGGCTACGACATCTCCAAGCCGGCCACCAGCGCCCGCGAGGCCGTGCAGTGGCTGTACTTCGCCTACCTCGGCGCCGTGAAGGAGCAGAACGGCGCGGCCATGTCGCTCGGCCGGGTCTCGACGTTCCTCGACGTCTACATCCAGCGCGACCTCGCCTCCGGTGCGATCACCGAGGAGTTCGCGCAGGAGCTCATCGACGACTTCGTCATCAAGCTGCGCATCGTGCGGTTCCTGCGCACCCCCGAGTACGACTCCCTGTTCTCCGGCGACCCGACCTGGGTCACCGAGTCCATCGGCGGCATCGGCGAGGACGGCCGGCCGCTGGTCACCAAGTCGTCGTTCCGGTTCCTGCAGACGCTCTACAACATCGGCCCGGCCCCGGAGCCGAACCTGACCGTGCTGTGGAGCAACCGGCTGCCGGAGGGCTTCAAGAAGTTCTGCGCACAGGTCTCGATCGACACCTCGGCGATCCAGTACGAGTCCGACGAGCTCATCCGCACCTCCTGGGGCGACGACGCGGCCATCGCGTGCTGCGTGTCCCCGATGCGGGTCGGCAAGCAGATGCAGTTCTTCGGCGCCCGCGTCAACATCGCCAAGGCGCTGCTGTACGCGATCAACGGCGGCCGCGACGAGGTGTCCGGCAAGCAGGTCGCGCCGGTCAGCGCCCCCGTCGAGGGCGACGTGCTGGACTACGACGACGTCGCGGCGAAGTACGACAAGCTGCTCGACTGGCTGGCCGAGACCTACGTCGACGCGCTCAACTGCGTGCACTACATGCACGACAAGTACGCGTACGAGCGCCTCGAGATGGCCCTGCACGACCGGGCGATCCTGCGGACCATGGCGTGCGGCATCGCGGGCCTGTCGGTCGTCGCGGACTCGCTGTCGGCCATCAAGTACGCCAAGGTCACGCCGGTGCGCGACGAGGACGGCCTGGTGACGGACTACGTCATCGAGGGCGACTTCCCGAAGTACGGCAACGACGACGACCGCGCGGACGACATCGCCGTGGGCATCACCAAGGCCTTCATGGAGAAGATCCGCCACCACAAGACGTACCGGAACGCGCTGCACACGCAGTCGGTGCTGACGATCACGTCGAACGTCGTCTACGGCAAGGCCACGGGCAACACCCCCGACGGCCGCCGCGCCGGCGAGCCGTTCGCCCCGGGCGCCAACCCGATGAACGGGCGCGACTCGCACGGCATGCTCGCCTCCGCGATGTCGGTCGCGAAGCTGCCGTACTCCGAGGCGATGGACGGCATCTCGCTCACCTCGACGGTCGTGCCCTCGGGCCTCGGCCGCACCAAGGACGAGCAGGTGGCGAACCTGGTGGGCCTCATGGACGCGTACAACGTGTCCTCCGGCTACCACCTGAACGTCAACGTCCTCAACCGGGACACCCTCGAGGACGCCATGGAGCACCCCGAGAAGTACCCGCAGCTCACCATCCGGGTCTCCGGCTACGCCGTGAACTTCGTCCGGCTGACGCGCGAGCAGCAGCTCGACGTGCTGTCCCGGACGTTCCACGGCGGGCTCTGA
- the dxs gene encoding 1-deoxy-D-xylulose-5-phosphate synthase, whose protein sequence is MGLLDRIGSPADVRALSHAQLRGLSTEIRAFLVDQVSRTGGHLGPNLGVVELTLALHRVFDSPRDTLVFDTGHQAYVHKLLTGRQDFGRLRHRGGLSGYPSRAESEHDVVENSHASTALSWADGIARADALAGRGDRHVVAVIGDGALTGGMAWEALNNIADGTDRRLVVVVNDNGRSYAPTIGGLALHLDALRTTRGYETVLSWGKRTLKRSGPPGRLAYDALHGLKKGIKDVVAPQGMFEDLGLKYIGPVDGHDVADVEFALQRARAFGGPVIVHVITEKGRGYTPAEQDVADRFHAVGQIHPETGLPVAPSRFGWTGVFADEIVRIGHRRPDVVALTAAMLNPVGLAPFAAEFPDRTFDVGIAEQHAVTTAAGMAYAGLHPVVAVYATFLNRAFDQVLMDVALHRAGVTFVLDRAGLTGDDGASHNGMWDLAVLGVVPGLRLAAPRDGDTLRAALRAAVDVDDAPTVVRYPKGALPDPVPAVDEVDGVDVLARHGGTADPVDPVDPVDPAEPGDRAARSVLVCSVGAMAPTALALGELLAAHGLRVTVVDPRWVLPVPAALVKLVGEHDHAVTLEDGVREGGIGSALGLRARDAGIGTPVQAFGVPRRFLEHASRDELLTSLRLTAPDIARDVLAALAAR, encoded by the coding sequence ATGGGACTGCTGGACCGGATCGGCTCGCCCGCGGACGTGCGCGCCCTGAGCCACGCGCAGCTGCGCGGGCTCAGCACCGAGATCCGCGCGTTCCTGGTCGACCAGGTGTCGCGGACCGGCGGGCACCTCGGCCCGAACCTCGGTGTCGTCGAGCTCACGCTCGCGCTGCACCGCGTGTTCGACTCGCCGCGCGACACCCTGGTCTTCGACACCGGGCACCAGGCGTACGTCCACAAGCTGCTGACCGGGCGGCAGGACTTCGGGCGCCTGCGGCACCGCGGCGGCCTGTCGGGCTACCCGAGCCGCGCCGAGTCCGAGCACGACGTCGTCGAGAACTCGCACGCCTCGACGGCGCTGTCCTGGGCGGACGGCATCGCGCGGGCCGACGCCCTCGCCGGGCGCGGCGACCGGCACGTGGTCGCGGTCATCGGCGACGGCGCGCTGACGGGGGGCATGGCCTGGGAGGCGCTCAACAACATCGCGGACGGCACCGACCGCCGGCTGGTCGTCGTGGTCAACGACAACGGCCGCTCCTACGCGCCGACCATCGGCGGCCTCGCGCTGCACCTGGACGCCCTGCGCACCACGCGCGGGTACGAGACCGTGCTGTCCTGGGGCAAGCGCACCCTCAAGCGGTCCGGACCGCCCGGGCGGCTCGCGTACGACGCCCTGCACGGGCTCAAGAAGGGCATCAAGGACGTCGTCGCCCCGCAGGGCATGTTCGAGGACCTCGGCCTGAAGTACATCGGCCCGGTGGACGGGCACGACGTCGCGGACGTCGAGTTCGCGCTCCAGCGCGCGCGGGCGTTCGGCGGGCCCGTCATCGTCCACGTGATCACCGAGAAGGGCCGCGGCTACACGCCCGCCGAGCAGGACGTGGCGGACCGGTTCCACGCGGTCGGGCAGATCCATCCCGAGACCGGCCTGCCCGTGGCGCCGTCGCGGTTCGGCTGGACCGGCGTGTTCGCGGACGAGATCGTGCGGATCGGGCACCGGCGTCCCGACGTCGTCGCGCTCACCGCCGCCATGCTCAACCCGGTCGGCCTCGCGCCGTTCGCGGCCGAGTTCCCGGACCGGACGTTCGACGTGGGCATCGCGGAGCAGCACGCCGTGACGACCGCCGCGGGGATGGCGTACGCCGGGCTGCACCCCGTGGTCGCCGTGTACGCCACGTTCCTCAACCGGGCGTTCGACCAGGTGCTCATGGACGTCGCGCTGCACCGGGCGGGCGTCACGTTCGTCCTCGACCGCGCCGGGCTCACCGGGGACGACGGCGCCAGCCACAACGGCATGTGGGACCTGGCCGTGCTCGGCGTCGTGCCGGGGCTGCGCCTGGCAGCGCCGCGTGACGGCGACACGCTGCGGGCCGCGCTGCGCGCCGCCGTCGACGTGGACGACGCCCCGACGGTCGTGCGGTACCCGAAGGGCGCTCTGCCCGACCCCGTCCCGGCCGTCGACGAGGTCGACGGGGTCGACGTGCTCGCCCGGCACGGCGGCACCGCGGACCCGGTGGACCCGGTGGACCCGGTGGACCCGGCCGAGCCGGGCGACCGGGCGGCGCGGTCCGTCCTGGTCTGCTCCGTCGGGGCGATGGCGCCGACCGCCCTCGCGCTCGGCGAGCTGCTGGCCGCCCACGGGCTGCGCGTGACCGTCGTGGACCCGCGGTGGGTCCTGCCCGTACCGGCCGCCCTGGTCAAGCTGGTGGGGGAGCACGACCACGCGGTCACCCTGGAGGACGGCGTCCGCGAGGGAGGCATCGGATCGGCGCTCGGGCTGCGCGCCCGGGACGCCGGCATCGGCACACCCGTGCAGGCGTTCGGCGTCCCGCGCCGGTTCCTCGAGCACGCGTCCCGCGACGAGCTCCTGACGTCCCTGCGCCTCACGGCCCCCGACATCGCGCGGGACGTCCTCGCGGCCCTCGCCGCGCGCTGA
- a CDS encoding glycogen debranching N-terminal domain-containing protein: MELQPLLHDLLVAVHAPTQAWSDRDGQIGLVGGRGAQGVYHGDVRVVSGARLTVSGAVPEAVSSGADGPGRARAVLLPRTVDGPGADPTARLERLREVSPGAVSETLTLSCSTAGPVAARLEVQVTPDGTPMDRIKSGAAVGAPPAAEPVAGGVRWRADDEVTAEVVAPGAHVEVAADGTVRLAWDVEATTGTPAVVGWTVTVADAGGVVTAPRREEPEWAPLRVEAADRRLPALLDQALGDLATLRMSARFAPDDVFLAAGAPWFFTLFGRDSIWAARMLLPLGTELAAGTLRTLAALQGTTTDPATAEQPGKILHEVRRAELSMPGEGTVLPPVYYGTVDATPLWVCLLHDAWRWGMPAAEVEALLPAMEKALAWMSDHGDSDGDGFLEYADETGHGLANQGWKDSGDSVQWRTGELASGPIALAEVQGYAHEAALAGAALLDAFGRPGAERWRSWAAGLADRFRAAFWTADERGRYPGIALDADKQVVDTVTSNIGHLLGTGILTAEEEALVAARLTGPDMDSGYGLRTMSTDSAGYWPLRYHGGAVWPHDTAIVVQGLARAGHAREAAALAEGLLAAAQGFDDRLPELYGGDPRGTVPAVVPYPAACRPQAWSAAAAVSVLGAALGLRPDVPGGRLDVQPPAPAPLGAVAVEGLRLAGRPLAVRVGADGRAEVATDAPVEVRTL; this comes from the coding sequence ATGGAGCTCCAGCCCCTGCTGCACGACCTGCTGGTCGCGGTGCACGCCCCGACGCAGGCGTGGTCCGACCGGGACGGACAGATCGGCCTGGTCGGAGGACGTGGCGCCCAGGGCGTCTACCACGGCGACGTCCGGGTGGTCTCCGGCGCCCGGCTCACCGTCTCGGGCGCCGTGCCGGAGGCGGTCTCCTCGGGCGCTGACGGGCCGGGTCGGGCGCGCGCGGTGCTCCTGCCGCGGACCGTGGACGGCCCCGGAGCGGACCCCACGGCCCGGCTGGAGCGCCTCCGCGAGGTGTCGCCGGGCGCGGTGAGCGAGACCCTCACGCTGAGCTGCTCGACGGCCGGACCCGTCGCGGCGCGCCTGGAGGTCCAGGTCACGCCCGACGGCACGCCGATGGACCGCATCAAGTCGGGCGCCGCGGTCGGCGCGCCCCCGGCGGCGGAGCCGGTCGCGGGCGGCGTGCGCTGGCGGGCCGACGACGAGGTGACCGCCGAGGTCGTCGCGCCGGGCGCCCACGTCGAGGTCGCCGCGGACGGCACCGTCCGCCTGGCCTGGGACGTCGAGGCGACCACCGGCACCCCGGCGGTCGTCGGCTGGACGGTCACGGTCGCCGACGCGGGCGGTGTGGTGACGGCGCCGCGCCGGGAGGAGCCGGAGTGGGCTCCGCTGCGCGTCGAGGCGGCCGACCGTCGCCTGCCGGCCCTGCTCGACCAGGCGCTCGGGGACCTGGCCACGCTGCGGATGTCCGCGCGGTTCGCGCCCGACGACGTGTTCCTCGCCGCCGGGGCGCCGTGGTTCTTCACGCTGTTCGGCCGCGACTCGATCTGGGCCGCCCGCATGCTGCTGCCGCTGGGGACCGAGCTCGCGGCGGGCACCCTGCGCACGCTGGCGGCGCTGCAGGGCACGACGACCGACCCGGCGACCGCGGAGCAGCCGGGCAAGATCCTGCACGAGGTCCGGCGCGCCGAGCTGTCGATGCCCGGCGAGGGCACCGTGCTGCCGCCCGTCTACTACGGCACGGTGGACGCGACCCCGCTGTGGGTGTGCCTGCTCCACGACGCGTGGCGCTGGGGGATGCCGGCCGCGGAGGTCGAGGCGCTGCTGCCCGCGATGGAGAAGGCGCTCGCCTGGATGTCCGACCACGGGGACTCGGACGGCGACGGGTTCCTCGAGTACGCCGACGAGACCGGCCACGGGCTCGCGAACCAGGGCTGGAAGGACTCGGGCGACTCCGTGCAGTGGCGCACCGGCGAGCTCGCGTCCGGGCCGATCGCCCTGGCCGAGGTGCAGGGGTACGCGCACGAGGCGGCACTGGCGGGCGCGGCGCTGCTCGACGCGTTCGGCCGACCCGGGGCGGAGCGCTGGCGGTCCTGGGCCGCGGGGCTCGCCGACCGGTTCCGGGCGGCCTTCTGGACCGCGGACGAGCGGGGTCGCTACCCCGGCATCGCGCTCGACGCGGACAAGCAGGTCGTGGACACGGTCACCTCGAACATCGGGCACCTGCTCGGCACCGGGATCCTCACGGCCGAGGAGGAGGCGCTGGTCGCGGCCCGTCTGACGGGCCCGGACATGGACTCCGGGTACGGGCTGCGCACCATGTCGACGGACTCCGCCGGCTACTGGCCGCTGCGCTACCACGGCGGGGCCGTCTGGCCGCACGACACGGCGATCGTCGTGCAGGGGCTCGCCCGCGCCGGGCACGCCCGCGAGGCCGCCGCGCTGGCGGAGGGCCTGCTGGCCGCCGCGCAGGGATTCGACGACCGGCTGCCCGAGCTGTACGGCGGCGACCCGCGCGGCACGGTCCCGGCTGTCGTCCCGTACCCGGCGGCGTGCCGGCCCCAGGCGTGGTCCGCGGCCGCCGCGGTGTCGGTGCTGGGCGCCGCGCTCGGCCTGCGGCCCGACGTCCCCGGCGGGCGCCTCGACGTGCAGCCGCCCGCGCCCGCTCCGCTCGGCGCCGTCGCCGTGGAGGGGCTCCGCCTGGCCGGGCGGCCGCTCGCGGTGCGGGTCGGCGCGGACGGCCGGGCCGAGGTCGCGACCGACGCGCCGGTCGAGGTCCGCACCCTCTGA